From Syntrophorhabdaceae bacterium:
ATGAAGAACGTTCTTAATCAATATATTCATTTTATCTCGCAAAGTTTTTTCAGGAGGGTTTCAATAGCACCGAGGCTTTTGAGACCGGTCCGGCCGATCTCCTCCATTGTCAGCCGCCTCCCGACTATGCCGTTGCAGTAATTGTCAACGGAGCAGATACTTGCATACGGGATTCCCGCCTCAATACATAATGTGGCCTCCGATGCCATGGTCATGCCGACCACGTCTCCCATTTTCTTCAGAACGCCCACTTCAGCCCTGGTTTCCAGTCTCGGCCCCCTCGTCTGCACATAGATACCGGAAGCGGGTCTTTCCATGCCTATATCCTCGCATGCCTTTGAGAGCCGCCCCCGCAATTCCTCATCCATCTCGGGCACGGTAAATTTCATTTCATCGTCCCAAAAGGTTGGAACGTCCCAAAAAGATAAAAAATCATGGGGAATCACAAAAGAGCCGGGCTTCAGACCCGGTTTAAGGCTCCCCACCGAATTTACCGCGATGATCTCTTTGACTTTTAATGCGTTCAGCGCCCAAATATATCCGCGATAATTAATCCTGTGGGGAGGCAATGGAGGGATACCGTGCCTCTGCACAAAAAAATGGCGGCCCTCTGTTTTCACCGCCACGGCCCCGTAGGGAGTTTCCCGGGTTATATCTTTCCACTCCGCAAAGAGGGTTGACTGCATCAACGACGTTCCCCCTATGACGGCGCGTATTTTCTCTCTCCTCACATCGGCTCCCTGGTGTATTTGTTTTTCTGACCCACTATTTACTATTCCCGCGGCCGGGAGTCAAGAACTTTGGAGAAGGCGGAGGAACTCCTCCTCCGTGAGGATCGGGATCCCAAGAGATTTGGCCTTGTCGAGCTTGGAGCCGGCTTCCTCGCCGGCCACCACATAACTTACTT
This genomic window contains:
- a CDS encoding MTAP family purine nucleoside phosphorylase, giving the protein MRREKIRAVIGGTSLMQSTLFAEWKDITRETPYGAVAVKTEGRHFFVQRHGIPPLPPHRINYRGYIWALNALKVKEIIAVNSVGSLKPGLKPGSFVIPHDFLSFWDVPTFWDDEMKFTVPEMDEELRGRLSKACEDIGMERPASGIYVQTRGPRLETRAEVGVLKKMGDVVGMTMASEATLCIEAGIPYASICSVDNYCNGIVGRRLTMEEIGRTGLKSLGAIETLLKKLCEIK